The Ferroacidibacillus organovorans nucleotide sequence TTTCGATGCACGAAGTGGTGCAACTGACGGAACTGATGAACCGTTCGCTTTGTGGAACGCCGATGTATCGCATTCGTTCGCGCGTTTATGAAGAGTTGATGCGCGAGGTTGCCCGGCACATGGAGGATTATGAAGAAGCTTCCCGCTTGCTCGATCAGATTCTTAAAGTGACCGAGGAGCCGCAGGAGCCGAATGTCTTTTTGGGACAAGCGACGAACATGTTGTTGCAACCAGAATTCCAAAACATTCACAAGGCAAAGTCCGTGCTCTCCTGGCTCGAAAAACGCGATGAGGTGGTTGTTTCTCTCGCAAAAAATGCGCTGCATGAAAACTTGCGCGTTCGTATTGGCGGGGAGAATGAAGTGGAGTCGCTGCAGGACTGCACACTCATTACGACAGCGCTTCACATTGGCCAGGTTCCGATTGGCGTCGTTGGCGTCGTTGGGCCGACGCGCATGGAGTACGGTCGCGTTATCGCGCTCTTGCGCACGCTTTCGAGCGGATTGAGCGATGTGTATGGCCGGATCTATTCGGGCCATTCGTCAGGATAGGGAATGGATTGTTAAAAGAATCGAACCTGACTTATAAAGGAGTGAAGTGTGTGCAAGAACAAAAGGCGAGTGGAGCGGAGCACGCCGATGATACGCTAGAGCGTGAGTCCGCGAGTTCAACTGCGGAGATGGACATCGATGCTGCCGAACAAGGGGCAGAAAATGATGACGCAAAATCAATCGCCGAGTTTATTCAAGCGTTTGAGAAATTAAAAGCGGAGTATGATGAGTCACAAAATCGCTACTTGCGCCTTCAGGCTGACTATGACAACTTTCGCCGGCGGACGCGCCAAGAGCGCGAAGAAACGGCGGCGTATGCCAACAGCAAACTCATCGGTGAACTGCTTCCGGTGCTCGACAATTTTTCACTCGCGATGAGAGCCGCCGGGAACGGTGAGTCTGAAGGGTTGGTCAAAGGTGTCACGATGGTATACGACCAGTTACAGCGTGTACTCACATCGTCTGGCGTCGAAAAAATAGAGTGCCTCGGATCAATCTTTGATCCTAATTTACACGAGGCGGTCGTCTCTGAACCGGCCGAAGGTGTAGAGTCTGGCAAGATTCTTGAGGTCTTGCGTGACGGGTATACACTCTCTGGCAAAGTGATCAGACCGGCGATGGTAAAAATCGCATCTTAGGAGATAGAAAGGGAGATGGCATATGGCAAAAGTTATCGGTATTGACCTTGGGACCACCAACTCTTGTGTAGCGGTTATGGAAGGCGGAGAAGCGGTTGTCATTCCAAATGCTGAAGGAAACCGCACGACACCGTCTGTTGTTGGTTTTGCCAAAAATGGCGAACGTTTGGTAGGCGATGTCGCAAAGCGGCAAGCGGTGACAAACCCGGATGGGACGGTCATCTCGATCAAGCGGCATATGGGTACAGAACATAAGACGATGATTGATGGAAAAGGATATACACCGCCGGAGATTTCGGCGATGATTCTCCAAAAACTAAAGGCTGACGCGGAAGCGTACCTGGGCGAGACTGTGACACAAGCTGTCATCACCGTTCCTGCGTATTTTAACGACAGCCAGCGGCAGGCCACGAAAGACGCGGGAAAAATTGCAGGGCTCGAAGTTTTGCGCATCGTGAACGAGCCGACAGCAGCGGCGCTCGCATACGGTCTTGACAAGTCAAACGATCACACCATCCTCGTGTATGACCTTGGCGGCGGTACATTTGACGTCTCCATTCTTGAGCTTGGCGACGGCGTGTTTGAGGTGAAAGCGACGAGCGGCAACAATCGTCTTGGCGGTGACGATTTTGACGAACGGATCATGAAATACCTGATTGATACGTTTAAAAAAGAGCAGGGAATTGATCTCAGCAAGGACCGGATGGCGATGCAGCGCCTGAAAGACGCGGCGGAAAAAGCGAAAAAGGAACTCTCCGGTGTGATGTCAACGGCGATCTCGCTTCCGTTTATCTCAGCGGATGCATCTGGCCCGAAACATCTCGAGGTCAACCTCACGCGCGCCAAATTTGATGAGTTGACGGCAGATTTGGTTGAGGCGACACTCGCGCCGACGCGTCAAGCGCTTCGCGATGCGAACCTTACGGTCGACAAGATTGAGAAGGTCATTCTGGTGGGTGGCTCGACGCGTATTCCGGCAGTTGTCGACGCGATTAAAAAACTGACGGGAAAAGAGCCTTCAAAGGGCGTGAATCCAGACGAAGTCGTGGCGCTTGGCGCGGCAATTCAGGCTGGCGTTCTGACCGGAGATGTCACTGGGGTTTTGTTGCTTGACGTCACACCGCTGTCCCTTGGAATTGAGACGCTCGGCGGCGTGATGACCCGGTTGATTGAGCGAAACACGACCATTCCAACATCGAAAAAACAGGTATTCTCAACGGCGGCAGACAATCAGACAACCGTTGACATCCACGTACTTCAAGGCGAGCGTGAATTTGCCCGCGACAACAAGACGCTCGGGCGTTTTCAACTGCATGACATTCCGCCTGCGCCGCGCGGCATTCCGCAAATCGAAGTCACGTTTGATCTCGACGCAAACGGCATTGTCAACGTCTCTGCGAAGGACCTCGGCACAGGGAAGATGCAAAACATCACCATCACATCTTCGGGCGGTCTTGCCAAAGAGGAAGTTGAGCGCATGGTGAAGGAAGCAGAGCTTAATGCGGAGGCAGATCGCAAGCGCCGCGAAGAGACAGAACTTCGCAACCAGGCAGACAGCCTTGTGTACCAGACGGATAAAACGATCAAAGACCTTGGCGACAAGGCGGATGTAGCTGAGAAAGAAAAGGCTGAAGCTGCGAAAAAGAAACTGCAGGACGCACTTGCAGGGACGGATATCGAAGCGATTCGCGCGGCGCATGACGAACTTAGCAGCGCGGTGCAGGCATTGTCTATGAAACTCTATGAGCAGGCGGCGCAAGCGGGCGAGACGCCGCCAACGAG carries:
- the grpE gene encoding nucleotide exchange factor GrpE, whose amino-acid sequence is MQEQKASGAEHADDTLERESASSTAEMDIDAAEQGAENDDAKSIAEFIQAFEKLKAEYDESQNRYLRLQADYDNFRRRTRQEREETAAYANSKLIGELLPVLDNFSLAMRAAGNGESEGLVKGVTMVYDQLQRVLTSSGVEKIECLGSIFDPNLHEAVVSEPAEGVESGKILEVLRDGYTLSGKVIRPAMVKIAS
- the dnaK gene encoding molecular chaperone DnaK; its protein translation is MAKVIGIDLGTTNSCVAVMEGGEAVVIPNAEGNRTTPSVVGFAKNGERLVGDVAKRQAVTNPDGTVISIKRHMGTEHKTMIDGKGYTPPEISAMILQKLKADAEAYLGETVTQAVITVPAYFNDSQRQATKDAGKIAGLEVLRIVNEPTAAALAYGLDKSNDHTILVYDLGGGTFDVSILELGDGVFEVKATSGNNRLGGDDFDERIMKYLIDTFKKEQGIDLSKDRMAMQRLKDAAEKAKKELSGVMSTAISLPFISADASGPKHLEVNLTRAKFDELTADLVEATLAPTRQALRDANLTVDKIEKVILVGGSTRIPAVVDAIKKLTGKEPSKGVNPDEVVALGAAIQAGVLTGDVTGVLLLDVTPLSLGIETLGGVMTRLIERNTTIPTSKKQVFSTAADNQTTVDIHVLQGEREFARDNKTLGRFQLHDIPPAPRGIPQIEVTFDLDANGIVNVSAKDLGTGKMQNITITSSGGLAKEEVERMVKEAELNAEADRKRREETELRNQADSLVYQTDKTIKDLGDKADVAEKEKAEAAKKKLQDALAGTDIEAIRAAHDELSSAVQALSMKLYEQAAQAGETPPTSDHVVDADYNVVDEEKK
- the hrcA gene encoding heat-inducible transcriptional repressor HrcA; translated protein: MLTERQKSILRIIVDDYVRSAEPVGSRTLSKHAELGYSAATIRNEMADLEELGYLEQPHTSAGRIPSQAGYRYYVDHLLSLDVALRAQDVEEIKQLFATRVFAFEQAAQQVAHVLSSLTQYTGVVLGAKVYDTTLKSLQLIPLTDQSAVVLVINSAGQVQNKTVTIPDGVSMHEVVQLTELMNRSLCGTPMYRIRSRVYEELMREVARHMEDYEEASRLLDQILKVTEEPQEPNVFLGQATNMLLQPEFQNIHKAKSVLSWLEKRDEVVVSLAKNALHENLRVRIGGENEVESLQDCTLITTALHIGQVPIGVVGVVGPTRMEYGRVIALLRTLSSGLSDVYGRIYSGHSSG